Below is a window of Cryptococcus neoformans var. neoformans JEC21 chromosome 12 sequence DNA.
CATGCGTCGGGCTGTTCGAGTGTTTGTTTGAGAGCCCCGAGAGCCCAGTATGGATGATCTCGGAAACATTGGAAGATACGGTCGGTGAGTTCGTGACGCTCCAAACGGGCAAAACGTTCGCCCGAAGCTTGTTTTGATGCGAGCTATATAACGGTCAGATCGTGTGTGTTATCCAAAAGGAAGATAAAGACTTGCTATCATATTTCTGCCAAAAGTAGAGTTGGCACTGCGGAAACCACTTGCAAGTTGGTTTTGTTCGGCCTGACTCAAACCAGTATCCTCCATACGAACAACAGGTCTGAATGTAAGGTTAGCCACTTGTCATTCAGCCATGCCGTGCTATATGAGACACACCTTCTTGACTGTTCTGCCTCCATACGACGAGCTTTGAGGAAATCAAGGTACTTTTGAGTACGGATCGGCTGGATATGTCCTTCATGATCTACCCTCGCCAGCAATTTCGGGTGGgctttttccctcttcctcttgcccCATGCATCTCTCGGCGCATCCGCCTGCTGCGTTCCATCTCTATTCCCTTTATCATAAattttcttcacctctgAAAACAGAAATGTATTCTTTGACCTTTCCATCGGCACTTCCACCTTGAACTCGTCTGGCAACCCTTCGACATCGTATTTTGCTCGCTTTGCtctttcaccttcctcTGTCCCTTCTTCGGCATTAGTCAATTTGAGAGTGATATTGGGCGGTGTGACAGAGTTGTCCACTACGAGTCGACCGAGTTCTACGCCGGGTTCTTGAACGGTTTGCCATCGCTGTAGGAGGAAATTGGGGACTTTGAGAGCCCAGACCGAAGAGGCGTCTTTGCGATCTGAGACCTCGAggtgttcttcttcctcttggaGAAATGGCAAAGGAGAGGCTGTGGAGAGggcagatggagaggaCATGGTGGGTGGGCAAAAAGAATAAAAAGAAGTAATTATAGCAAAGATAGAGATGTTCCGCTCGAAGCTCCAAGGGTGTGTGGTTGTATATTACGAGTATAATTATTATGCTTACACGGCGAATGCCGCCTTATTTTCAGAAGGGGGCGACTGCCTGTGTTCCCGGTCGCGTCGCGTTTTCGCGACTTTGCATATATTTGCATCCTTCAGTCAGTGCTGTACGCTCATTCCTTAATTTTCCCATATACATAACCAGACTGTATGCTATATTAGCCCAGGGATATACCCGAATATCACCCTATTTACTCCTCCTACCCACAACGCCATGAGCCACATAGACTATTTCGGTGGACAACCTTCAACAGCCCAAAAACGCCCTCGGCAAACCCAgcccacctcctcgtcccaagaagaagatgatgaccaGCAGAGCAGAGCAATTGAACATGACGAGGTATATTCAGTTTCCACCTTATATGGTCCAGCATAACTAAATCATATGGATTCCCGTAGCACTTTGCTACATTCCGTTCCGACGTAGTTGGAGTCCAGTACTACCGCGGTCTTGTTGGTAGAGGCGAATATGTTTTACTCCGCAGAGAGCCCACCAACAAGTGGGATAGCAATGCTGTCCAGGTATGCTTTTCAGGTCCAAATTTACTTATTTGACGTGTACATCCAGGTGGTAAACGCAGGAGGCAGCCAAGTTGGACATATTCCAAGAGCAGTCGCTGCCAACCTTGCGACCTTGATGGATAGAAACCAGATTTCGGTTGAAGGCCGGATGATAGGTCAAAATCTGGATGGTGCCAAGCACTTCAAACTGCCTCTGTAAGCTCCATCTCCGAAAGTCTCATCTAAAGTCTGATTTTGTAAAGTGATGTCTCCATCTACTTAAACCATTCTATGCGCGAATCCCTTGAACCCGCCTTGCGATGGGTGAGCCCAGGAGACAGAGTCAACAACCAAGCTCGTCGTCCTGTCTACACGTCACAGTCCCAAGTCCGGGGTGCAGCAGGGAGTGGTGTCGGGTTACCCCAACCTGCTGATAGCACCATGAAAGAGCTGCTCGAGGGTCTGAGCAAGGATAATGCTGATTTGAAGCAGGTCGACAAGGTCATGGTGCGTCTCCCAGCTAGCTTTCTCTATCATTTTCACTGAAATCAATTACCATTAGGACGCCCTTACCAGCGACGTCGACGTCTCCAAACTCCCTCTACACCCTGCGCCTCCTGGTACTGCAAATGGCCAACTTCTCACCGACCTCCTTCCGCACCAGTCACAGGCCCTTCAATGGATGATCACTCGTGAGAACCCCCAGCTGCCCAAATCCCCTTCAGAACCCGCTGTCCAGTTCTGGGTCAAGCAAAAAGGTGTTGGAAGTAAGCCCGATTACTGGCTGAACGTAGCTACCAAGACACCGCAAAGTGAGGCTCCGCAATTGGGTAGGGGTGGTATCATTGCTGATGGCATGGGTTTGGGTAAGTGGGAACAATTATCAAAATTGAAACATGCAGCTGATTAGCATTAGGTAAAACTCTGACTACCATATCTTTGGTGCTCGCTACAAAAAACGATCCCGTCGGGGACAAAGTTAGCAAGTCCACTTTGATCGGTATGTCTATTTTTTACCGCCCCAGTAACAGACTTTGGCTTACCCAATTCATCTCAGTCTGCCCTTTGTCAGTCTTAAGTAACTGGGAGAAACAAATTAGAGACCATGTTGCCCCCTCTCAATTGAGGTTTTACACCTATCACGGCGCTGCAAAAGGTCTCACCGCCAAGAAACTGGGCGGGTACGATATTGTCTTGACCACTTATCAGACTGTCGCCGGGGAAGATGCTGCTGTCCCACATACCGGCGATACTCCTCTGGCGAAGAAATCGAGGCCAAGCACTACAAAATCAGGACCTTTGGCTACGATCaaatggaagagggtggtggCCGATGAAGGTCATCAGCTGAAGAATCCCAAGGCTAAGAGTGAGTTCCTCTGTGAGGCGAGAACATGAGTTGatgaaatgaaaaaaagtgaCGATTGCATTTGCCAATCTCAGCGCTGAGAGGCGTTGGATATGCACCGGTACACCTATCGTCAACTCTCCTAGTAAGGTCTCATCATTTCTTCTAATAGACCAGTATTTAACCACACATAGATGACCTCGGATCCCTTCTTACTTGTCTACACATCTGTGCTCCCCTGTCCAACCCCCAATACTTTCGtgctctccttcttcgaccCCTCTCTCGAGGCGATCCCACCGCCAGCAAGCTATTACAAGCCGTCGTTTCTCAGATCCTCCTGCGCCGAACCAAAGATTCAAAAGGTGCGAATGGGGAAAATGTGGTTGAGCTTCCGGACATTGAGTTCTTTAGGGTCCCAGTCAAGTTGGATAATGAGACTAGGAAGGTGTATGAGGAGGTTTTGGAACATAGTAAGAGGAGGTTTGAGGAGACATTGAGAACTGGTGAAGGAGCGGCGAATGTGCTTTCTATGCTTACTCGAAGTGAGCTTGGCTATATAAGGTACTTCAAGATCTGCGCTCACGTTGATTTTTAGTGCGACAACTCTGCCTTTCACTCGAACTCATCCCACAGTCTTTCTTGGATGAAATCCGCGCGCCTCCTACATCTCAGAATGGCGCCTCCGCAACTTCCATTGCCTCGCTCTCAAccgaagagatggaagctTTGGTTAAAAAGTTGAGGCAgattgttgaagatgagactGAGTGTGGTATCTGCATGGACGAAGTCGAGTTTGCCAAGGACCCGGCTATCACTGACTGTGGTCACCCTTGTAAGTAGCTTATTTAATCTCTAGGGCTAGGCCCTCACCTTGAGAGCATAGTCTGTTTGCCTTGTATCGAACGGGTGATCACCAGTCAAGGTCTCTGCCCCATGGACCGCCATCCCATCGCCCACGGATCCATTCTTCGCCTCCCCTCCGATGAAAGTTTATacctcccttcctcacaagCACGTTCCATCAACTCTGCAAAGATTGACGAACTCGTTAAATACCTCCGCATCTTTCCACGCGACGACAAaactctcgtcttctcccaGTTTACATCTTTCTTGGACTGCGTCGGTGTGCGACTAGAACAAGAGGGGGTCAAGTTTGTGAGGTTTGATGGACGGATGCCGGGGAAACAGAGGACAGAAGTGATCAAAGCTTTCCAGGAGCCTGTTAAAggggatgacgatgaagaggcgCCTACGGTGATGTTGATCTCGTTGAAAAGTGGTGCCGTTGGACTCAACTTGACAGCGGCGTCCAATGTTTTCTTGGTAAGTTGTAAGACTCGCGCGGCAAAGAAATGTGTTGATATGGACATTATCCAGTGTGACCCATGGTGGCAGAGTGCTATTGAAGCGCAGGCTATTGATCGAGCCCATAGGGTGAGTAAATCGCAACCCGTCTTTCTACTCATGCTTATATCAAACTCCTGTAGATGGGTCAAAAGAAAGTTGTGAGAGTCTTCCAGCTTATCGCCGAAGACACAATTGAATCGAGGGTCTTGGATATACGTACGTCTCACAGTGTATCAACCGCCTGATATCACACATTCTAATTTGTTTGATCATGtagagaaaagaaaagatgcGATGGTAGCTAAAGCTTTCGAAAAGTCGAGCAAGGAGAGTCAAAGaaccaagaaggaagcgagGTTTGAGGATATCAAGGAACTTTTGGGTATGAAGTGAGCAGTCTGTAACTATTAGATACGTTGGGATTAATGTTCTTGGTACTTGACGCTTGGAGACAATAATACGCATAGTATATATAATGAAACAGAGTACCACAGGAAGTGATGCCTTGCTAGATGCATGCAGAGAAGGATTCAAAAGTATTACATATGTTGCTCCTTGACGAGTTCAGCTTTCTTTCCTGATCCACAAACCAGGCGAAGGTGACCTTGATTAGTTCTAAAAAAAATTGACTCATTCTTCAATCAGAGCCATTCAAAGCAAAGtgacccttctcctttaACGGAGACCCATATCCATCTAGGCTAGCATCATACTTTAATTGGGGGCTATAGTAAGCCAGATAGAGGGGTTACAGAGGGATATTCGGGTAGCTAGTTACACAGCCCATGGAGAAAGTTCAACTGTTTTTCCCAACGGATGAGTTACTGAGGTCTTTCGTGTCGTCCCAAAGGGTGCAATGACCTACAATGCCCGACCATTTGCAATAAGCTCTGCAGCCCCCTTAAACCCCTCGCAAATCCCCGATTTAGAAATATCACTTATGATATACCTGAACGTTGATGTATTAGTAATGTCGTTCTCAATACTTTCTTCGAACGAATTTTTCGTAAGCTGAGACAttgagagaaaagaaggatttgCCCAGATCGCATGGGAAGGTTGAGGGATCGTGTGAGGATCAAATTTTGTAGGATATTGATCTATTGACTTATGAGCTGGTACATCCCAAATACAATGGTGGTACTCACAATATTTTCCACACTCATTTCAGGATACACTTCACATCCAGCGATACTTGATTTGTCCATTCTAAACCGATATCTCGGCAAGTCCATATCTTATGCCACATCTCACTCTCAATTGAGACAGCAGTTATTTCAGTGGAGTATCGAATGTATAGCCAGACGAGCGACGAGCCTTCAAGAGGGTTACTATTGTTAAGTGACGGTCAGAAGAGGCAACGTACTCTAGGACATTCCGGTAAGTCGTTGGACATACAAGGCAAACTGACTACCTTAAGCCCCATGTTTTGTCCTTCATTAGTGCTAGAGGGCGTACATCCAAATCTGGGTGTTCTCGCGCATGGGCATCCTTTACGACAGCGAGTATTAGACATGCTGTAATTCCGTTTTTGCCGTGAAAACTGTCTCAACCAAAGCCTCTGTGCTTATCTGAGAGGGAGCCgtcttctgcctctccaTAAGGAATGTTCGATAAACATGATTCTTAAGATGTTGTTGATTGTAAGCTGGGTAACTGTCTATCTATGAGCAATGACTGAGAGATGTCGTCGACAACATTTGTCTTATAGCTCCTGCCGAATGACAAGTAAGtcagaggaggatgacCTCACGGTCGAGCTAGTATGTCAGGAGACAAATTTCTTCTACGCGTAGTTGGTATGTATATCTGTCGATAACATTAGACTATGAGAAAAAAACGATGGAAACACAaaaaagaacgaacgaaaCCCGTCGGGACCGACGACGGACAagacaagaaaagaagcaaagaagagTGGATCGGTAGAGTGGAGGGAATTAGGCGTGCCAAGTTATCTATCAGGGTTAGGCAAGGAGGTTACGTAATCCAATAAATGAACGCAGTTCAAGAATTTCTGCCAAAAGTTGTAAGATGGGCATCGAAGCGTTGTCTACACATCTATATTCGAACAAGCAGACATGGTCAAGTCATATATGCGCCACGGCCCTACTCAGGTAAAGTTGAACTGTAACCATTAGTATCAATCTTCTAACCCCTCTTAGGCCTTCGGCATCATCTGTTCACCCACAGCAAACTCCTCTTACAATGGCAGATTAGCCTATGTTCcaggatgggaagatgtTCTCGTCTGGGATACAAAGCGGGGAGAAATGGTTGCCATGTGGCATTCTACGGGGCTTACTTCACCAGTGACTTACCTTATCCCTGCCCCTACTCCTTACACCTCTACGTCGACTACTCCTGTCACTTTTGCAGTCTCATATCAGGACGGTTCGATCCGTTTATGGTCGTACGATCCCTCTACACCCGATGTTGAAGCTTCCGAAACCGTCACATTCAACGGTCACAAGAAGAGCGTTACCACAATGACTTGGGACTATGATGCTTCTCGACTGGCATCCGGTGGTACTGAAGGTGAGATTGTCGTTTGGGATCGCATTGGAGAAGTCGGTCTTTTCCGTCTCAAGGGTCACCGTGCACCAATCACCGGTCTTGCATTTATTCCTCACCCCCGCGGAGGGCACCCCGGATGGCTCGTTAGTACCAGCAGAGACACCTACTTGAAGGTGTGGGATTTGGGAACTCAGCACTGTGTTCAAACAGTTGTTGTCGGGCGAGGGGAGGTGACTAGCTTGGCTGTCCGagaagaggctgaggagTCAATTATTGGTCAAGGCGAAGGTGAagccgaggatgaagaggagatcaAGGGTCGATGGACTGTCGTCACGGGAAGTGGTGACGGTGAAGCCAAGGTCTACACGATTGAAAAATCCCAGCTCGCAAGAGGTATGGCCGAGGACGAGAAAGGGGAACTTCCCGCTCTCATAACCTCCGTCTGcactctccccctcccttCATCGACTCACCCTATCTCCCAAATTACCTGGCACCCCGCACTTCCTCTGCTGTCTTTACAAACTTCCGACCGCGGTGTCGCTATCCTTCGTTTGAGgactgaagaagaagttagCGCAAAGAGGGctaggaggaagaagagagatagggagaagaagaagaagggaaagggcgacaagcaaaaggaagaagacaaggaggaagatgagaaggatgaacCTGTCAAatgggaggaaagagtggCTGTCTGGTGTATGGTCAGGGCTAATGCCAAGGTCAAGagctttgcctttgccgaTGAAAATGTAGTTTCTGTCAAGGGTGGCGTATCTGTAAGTGACAATCGATTAGTATTCGAGACATGCTCATCAATTGCAGTTGCTTTTGGCCTTGTCCAACAACTCCATCGAATCATACACTATCCCTACTCCAGGAAGCAAATCTAAGCTTGCCGATGGAACTACCCCGGAACCCACTAAAACTCATTCCATTGAACTTCCCGGTCACCGACAAGACATCCGAACtatttccatctcttctgaCGACCAAGTTATTGCTTCCGCCTCGTCTGGTACCCTCAAGCTCTGGAATGCCAGGACAACAGCGTGCATCAGGACTATGGAATGTGGTTACGCTCTCTGTTCCACCTTCTTGCCCGGTGACAGACATGTGGTGATTGGTACCAAGGGGGGAGAACTGATGCTCTACGACGTTGCTGCGTCCAGTCTATTAAAGACCTACAAAGCTCACACTGGACCTGTTTGGAGTGTGAGCGTTCGACCTGACGGTAGAGGGTTGGTCAGTGGTAGTGCGGACAAGGACGTCAAGTTTTGGGACTTTGAGATgagggaggaaggcgaaggcGAAAAAGTTGTCAGCCGCTTAGGTGTTGAGACTGTCGTGAGTAAATTTTTGCGCAATGATTCAACATTTGAATGACACTGGTGCAGTACAAGACCAAGCAACTCGCTCTCGTCCACGTTCGTACTCTCAAGATGACCGACGACATTCTTTGTCTCAAGTACTCTCCCAATGGCCGTTTCCTTGCCATTGCCCTTCTTGACTCCACCGTaaagatcttcttctccgacactctcaaattcttcctctctctttacGGCCACAAGCTTCCAGTTCTGTCGCTCGACATTTCTTTAGATAGCAAGCTCCTTGTAACCTGTTCCGCCGACAAGAACGTCAAAATCTGGGGTTTGGACTTTGGAGACTGTCACAAGAGTATTTTTGCGCACGATGAAGCTGTCATGGGCGTCAtgttcgagaaggaggcagGAAGTCACAACTTCTGGACAGTTGGAAAGGATAGGATGGTCAAATACTGGGACGGTGACAAGGTGTGTACTTTTGACATTTTCGTGAAATGTGTGACATAGCTGACCTGTCTGATACAGTTTGAACTCATCCAAAAGCTCTCTGGTCATCACGGCGAGATCTGGGCGCTTTCTACTTCGCAAAG
It encodes the following:
- a CDS encoding WD-repeat protein, putative — protein: MVKSYMRHGPTQAFGIICSPTANSSYNGRLAYVPGWEDVLVWDTKRGEMVAMWHSTGLTSPVTYLIPAPTPYTSTSTTPVTFAVSYQDGSIRLWSYDPSTPDVEASETVTFNGHKKSVTTMTWDYDASRLASGGTEGEIVVWDRIGEVGLFRLKGHRAPITGLAFIPHPRGGHPGWLVSTSRDTYLKVWDLGTQHCVQTVVVGRGEVTSLAVREEAEESIIGQGEGEAEDEEEIKGRWTVVTGSGDGEAKVYTIEKSQLARGMAEDEKGELPALITSVCTLPLPSSTHPISQITWHPALPLLSLQTSDRGVAILRLRTEEEVSAKRARRKKRDREKKKKGKGDKQKEEDKEEDEKDEPVKWEERVAVWCMVRANAKVKSFAFADENVVSVKGGVSLLLALSNNSIESYTIPTPGSKSKLADGTTPEPTKTHSIELPGHRQDIRTISISSDDQVIASASSGTLKLWNARTTACIRTMECGYALCSTFLPGDRHVVIGTKGGELMLYDVAASSLLKTYKAHTGPVWSVSVRPDGRGLVSGSADKDVKFWDFEMREEGEGEKVVSRLGVETVYKTKQLALVHVRTLKMTDDILCLKYSPNGRFLAIALLDSTVKIFFSDTLKFFLSLYGHKLPVLSLDISLDSKLLVTCSADKNVKIWGLDFGDCHKSIFAHDEAVMGVMFEKEAGSHNFWTVGKDRMVKYWDGDKFELIQKLSGHHGEIWALSTSQSGQFVVTGSHDKSIRIWEKTDEPLFLEEEREKEIEAMYDSNLADTLNREPGEGEGEGDEAEAVQKLTAETLIAGEKIMEAIELADADRAATRQWQVDNAKSNIEIPRPPRNAELIARGDLEPDEYVLKVVQKLPAAQMEDALLVLPFRMVVSLMGYLDEWAMQGKEIILVSRILFFLLRTHSSQIVSNRIMRTPLLTLRHHLRDALAQQRDVMGYNLAALKFLKGRWEGERVAGLYEQEGLDEEAVRKRLEEGRGKRKRIEVRA
- a CDS encoding SWI/SNF related, matrix associated, actin dependent regulator of chromatin, subfamily a, member 3, putative, with amino-acid sequence MSHIDYFGGQPSTAQKRPRQTQPTSSSQEEDDDQQSRAIEHDEHFATFRSDVVGVQYYRGLVGRGEYVLLRREPTNKWDSNAVQVVNAGGSQVGHIPRAVAANLATLMDRNQISVEGRMIGQNLDGAKHFKLPLDVSIYLNHSMRESLEPALRWVSPGDRVNNQARRPVYTSQSQVRGAAGSGVGLPQPADSTMKELLEGLSKDNADLKQVDKVMDALTSDVDVSKLPLHPAPPGTANGQLLTDLLPHQSQALQWMITRENPQLPKSPSEPAVQFWVKQKGVGSKPDYWLNVATKTPQSEAPQLGRGGIIADGMGLGKTLTTISLVLATKNDPVGDKVSKSTLIVCPLSVLSNWEKQIRDHVAPSQLRFYTYHGAAKGLTAKKLGGYDIVLTTYQTVAGEDAAVPHTGDTPLAKKSRPSTTKSGPLATIKWKRVVADEGHQLKNPKAKMTIAFANLSAERRWICTGTPIVNSPNDLGSLLTCLHICAPLSNPQYFRALLLRPLSRGDPTASKLLQAVVSQILLRRTKDSKGANGENVVELPDIEFFRVPVKLDNETRKVYEEVLEHSKRRFEETLRTGEGAANVLSMLTRMRQLCLSLELIPQSFLDEIRAPPTSQNGASATSIASLSTEEMEALVKKLRQIVEDETECGICMDEVEFAKDPAITDCGHPFCLPCIERVITSQGLCPMDRHPIAHGSILRLPSDESLYLPSSQARSINSAKIDELVKYLRIFPRDDKTLVFSQFTSFLDCVGVRLEQEGVKFVRFDGRMPGKQRTEVIKAFQEPVKGDDDEEAPTVMLISLKSGAVGLNLTAASNVFLCDPWWQSAIEAQAIDRAHRMGQKKVVRVFQLIAEDTIESRVLDIQKRKDAMVAKAFEKSSKESQRTKKEARFEDIKELLGMK